A single window of Salvia splendens isolate huo1 chromosome 6, SspV2, whole genome shotgun sequence DNA harbors:
- the LOC121806832 gene encoding VAN3-binding protein-like isoform X3, whose protein sequence is MDSSSAQLHHILKPSETPTDPMEFLPPPLQIPPPPLQDISQISNPFSFSFSDTSHLLMERIMSQSQDVSPRTSGRLSHSGPLIGNSISDSPPISPSEMDDLKLISDHASCSNQIKSSFVVGTSAGGRKTVGRWLKDRKEKKKEEVRAQNAQLHAAISVAGVAAAIAAIAAATAASSGARKDEQMGKTDMAMASAATLVAAQCVEAAEAMGAEREHLASVVGSAVNVQSPGDIVTLTTAAATALRGAATLKARALKEVWSIASVIPVDRVMGVPNGGSSGRNGSLNGSHSGELAAEENFLGICSKELLARGGELLKRTRKGDLHWKIVSVYINRMGQVILKMKSRHVAGTVTKKKKNVVLEVMKDIPAWPGRHLLEGGEDRRYFSLKTVARGVVEFECRNQREHDIWTQGVTRLLNITSDQSRHRM, encoded by the exons atGGACAGCAGCAGCGCCCAGCTTCACCACATTCTCAAACCTTCTGAAACTCCAACAGACCCCATGGAATTCCTCCCTCCCCCCCTTCAAATCCCACCTCCGCCGCTCCAAGATATATCCCAAATCTCCAACcctttctccttttctttttctgacACCTCCCACCTTCTCATGGAGCGTATCATGTCACAATCT CAGGATGTATCACCTCGTACTTCAGGAAGGCTATCCCACAGTGGGCCTCTCATTGGAAATTCCATCTCTGATAGCCCACCAATCTCCCCTTCTGAAATGGATGATCTCAAg TTGATCAGTGATCATGCTAGCTGTAGCAACCAGATCAAGAGCAGCTTCGTCGTGGGAACTTCTGCAGGCGGAAGGAAGACAGTTGGAAGGTGGTTGAAGGATaggaaagagaagaagaaggaggaggTGAGGGCACAGAATGCTCAGCTTCATGCTGCCATCTCTGTTGCTGGTGTAGCAGCTGCTATTGCTGCCATAGCAGCCGCCACAGCCGCATCGTCTGGAGCTAGAAAGGACGAGCAGATGGGCAAGACCGACATGGCCATGGCTTCAGCTGCAACACTTGTGGCTGCGCAGTGTGTTGAGGCAGCTGAGGCGATGGGGGCCGAGCGCGAGCACTTGGCCTCTGTGGTCGGCTCCGCTGTCAACGTGCAGTCGCCTGGCGATATTGTGACCTTGACAACTGCTGCAGCTACTG CTCTGCGTGGTGCTGCCACATTGAAGGCGAGGGCGTTGAAGGAAGTGTGGAGCATTGCATCTGTTATCCCCGTGGACAGGGTGATGGGAGTGCCTAATGGTGGCAGCAGTGGTAGAAATGGGAGTTTGAATGGAAGCCATAGTGGTGAGCTTGCAGCTGAAGAGAATTTTCTTGGCATTTGCAGTAAGGAGTTGCTTGCTAGAGGCGGTGAGCTCTTGAAACGAACACGAAAGG GTGATCTTCATTGGAAGATTGTGTCTGTGTACATCAACAGAATGGGTCAG GTGATACTGAAAATGAAGAGTAGACATGTTGCTGGGACAgtcacaaaaaagaaaaaga ATGTTGTGCTGGAGGTGATGAAGGACATCCCGGCATGGCCGGGGCGCCACCTCCTAGAGGGCGGTGAGGACCGTAGATACTTCTCGTTGAAGACAGTGGCACGTGGGGTCGTCGAGTTTGAGTGCCGGAACCAAAGAGAGCATGATATTTGGACTCAAGGTGTTACAAGGTTGCTTAACATTACTTCAGATCAGAGCAGACACAGGATGTAA
- the LOC121806832 gene encoding VAN3-binding protein-like isoform X4 translates to MDSSSAQLHHILKPSETPTDPMEFLPPPLQIPPPPLQDISQISNPFSFSFSDTSHLLMERIMSQSDVSPRTSGRLSHSGPLIGNSISDSPPISPSEMDDLKLISDHASCSNQIKSSFVVGTSAGGRKTVGRWLKDRKEKKKEEVRAQNAQLHAAISVAGVAAAIAAIAAATAASSGARKDEQMGKTDMAMASAATLVAAQCVEAAEAMGAEREHLASVVGSAVNVQSPGDIVTLTTAAATALRGAATLKARALKEVWSIASVIPVDRVMGVPNGGSSGRNGSLNGSHSGELAAEENFLGICSKELLARGGELLKRTRKGDLHWKIVSVYINRMGQVILKMKSRHVAGTVTKKKKNVVLEVMKDIPAWPGRHLLEGGEDRRYFSLKTVARGVVEFECRNQREHDIWTQGVTRLLNITSDQSRHRM, encoded by the exons atGGACAGCAGCAGCGCCCAGCTTCACCACATTCTCAAACCTTCTGAAACTCCAACAGACCCCATGGAATTCCTCCCTCCCCCCCTTCAAATCCCACCTCCGCCGCTCCAAGATATATCCCAAATCTCCAACcctttctccttttctttttctgacACCTCCCACCTTCTCATGGAGCGTATCATGTCACAATCT GATGTATCACCTCGTACTTCAGGAAGGCTATCCCACAGTGGGCCTCTCATTGGAAATTCCATCTCTGATAGCCCACCAATCTCCCCTTCTGAAATGGATGATCTCAAg TTGATCAGTGATCATGCTAGCTGTAGCAACCAGATCAAGAGCAGCTTCGTCGTGGGAACTTCTGCAGGCGGAAGGAAGACAGTTGGAAGGTGGTTGAAGGATaggaaagagaagaagaaggaggaggTGAGGGCACAGAATGCTCAGCTTCATGCTGCCATCTCTGTTGCTGGTGTAGCAGCTGCTATTGCTGCCATAGCAGCCGCCACAGCCGCATCGTCTGGAGCTAGAAAGGACGAGCAGATGGGCAAGACCGACATGGCCATGGCTTCAGCTGCAACACTTGTGGCTGCGCAGTGTGTTGAGGCAGCTGAGGCGATGGGGGCCGAGCGCGAGCACTTGGCCTCTGTGGTCGGCTCCGCTGTCAACGTGCAGTCGCCTGGCGATATTGTGACCTTGACAACTGCTGCAGCTACTG CTCTGCGTGGTGCTGCCACATTGAAGGCGAGGGCGTTGAAGGAAGTGTGGAGCATTGCATCTGTTATCCCCGTGGACAGGGTGATGGGAGTGCCTAATGGTGGCAGCAGTGGTAGAAATGGGAGTTTGAATGGAAGCCATAGTGGTGAGCTTGCAGCTGAAGAGAATTTTCTTGGCATTTGCAGTAAGGAGTTGCTTGCTAGAGGCGGTGAGCTCTTGAAACGAACACGAAAGG GTGATCTTCATTGGAAGATTGTGTCTGTGTACATCAACAGAATGGGTCAG GTGATACTGAAAATGAAGAGTAGACATGTTGCTGGGACAgtcacaaaaaagaaaaaga ATGTTGTGCTGGAGGTGATGAAGGACATCCCGGCATGGCCGGGGCGCCACCTCCTAGAGGGCGGTGAGGACCGTAGATACTTCTCGTTGAAGACAGTGGCACGTGGGGTCGTCGAGTTTGAGTGCCGGAACCAAAGAGAGCATGATATTTGGACTCAAGGTGTTACAAGGTTGCTTAACATTACTTCAGATCAGAGCAGACACAGGATGTAA
- the LOC121806832 gene encoding VAN3-binding protein-like isoform X1 — protein sequence MDSSSAQLHHILKPSETPTDPMEFLPPPLQIPPPPLQDISQISNPFSFSFSDTSHLLMERIMSQSVSQDVSPRTSGRLSHSGPLIGNSISDSPPISPSEMDDLKLISDHASCSNQIKSSFVVGTSAGGRKTVGRWLKDRKEKKKEEVRAQNAQLHAAISVAGVAAAIAAIAAATAASSGARKDEQMGKTDMAMASAATLVAAQCVEAAEAMGAEREHLASVVGSAVNVQSPGDIVTLTTAAATALRGAATLKARALKEVWSIASVIPVDRVMGVPNGGSSGRNGSLNGSHSGELAAEENFLGICSKELLARGGELLKRTRKGDLHWKIVSVYINRMGQVILKMKSRHVAGTVTKKKKNVVLEVMKDIPAWPGRHLLEGGEDRRYFSLKTVARGVVEFECRNQREHDIWTQGVTRLLNITSDQSRHRM from the exons atGGACAGCAGCAGCGCCCAGCTTCACCACATTCTCAAACCTTCTGAAACTCCAACAGACCCCATGGAATTCCTCCCTCCCCCCCTTCAAATCCCACCTCCGCCGCTCCAAGATATATCCCAAATCTCCAACcctttctccttttctttttctgacACCTCCCACCTTCTCATGGAGCGTATCATGTCACAATCTGTAAGT CAGGATGTATCACCTCGTACTTCAGGAAGGCTATCCCACAGTGGGCCTCTCATTGGAAATTCCATCTCTGATAGCCCACCAATCTCCCCTTCTGAAATGGATGATCTCAAg TTGATCAGTGATCATGCTAGCTGTAGCAACCAGATCAAGAGCAGCTTCGTCGTGGGAACTTCTGCAGGCGGAAGGAAGACAGTTGGAAGGTGGTTGAAGGATaggaaagagaagaagaaggaggaggTGAGGGCACAGAATGCTCAGCTTCATGCTGCCATCTCTGTTGCTGGTGTAGCAGCTGCTATTGCTGCCATAGCAGCCGCCACAGCCGCATCGTCTGGAGCTAGAAAGGACGAGCAGATGGGCAAGACCGACATGGCCATGGCTTCAGCTGCAACACTTGTGGCTGCGCAGTGTGTTGAGGCAGCTGAGGCGATGGGGGCCGAGCGCGAGCACTTGGCCTCTGTGGTCGGCTCCGCTGTCAACGTGCAGTCGCCTGGCGATATTGTGACCTTGACAACTGCTGCAGCTACTG CTCTGCGTGGTGCTGCCACATTGAAGGCGAGGGCGTTGAAGGAAGTGTGGAGCATTGCATCTGTTATCCCCGTGGACAGGGTGATGGGAGTGCCTAATGGTGGCAGCAGTGGTAGAAATGGGAGTTTGAATGGAAGCCATAGTGGTGAGCTTGCAGCTGAAGAGAATTTTCTTGGCATTTGCAGTAAGGAGTTGCTTGCTAGAGGCGGTGAGCTCTTGAAACGAACACGAAAGG GTGATCTTCATTGGAAGATTGTGTCTGTGTACATCAACAGAATGGGTCAG GTGATACTGAAAATGAAGAGTAGACATGTTGCTGGGACAgtcacaaaaaagaaaaaga ATGTTGTGCTGGAGGTGATGAAGGACATCCCGGCATGGCCGGGGCGCCACCTCCTAGAGGGCGGTGAGGACCGTAGATACTTCTCGTTGAAGACAGTGGCACGTGGGGTCGTCGAGTTTGAGTGCCGGAACCAAAGAGAGCATGATATTTGGACTCAAGGTGTTACAAGGTTGCTTAACATTACTTCAGATCAGAGCAGACACAGGATGTAA
- the LOC121806832 gene encoding VAN3-binding protein-like isoform X2, which yields MDSSSAQLHHILKPSETPTDPMEFLPPPLQIPPPPLQDISQISNPFSFSFSDTSHLLMERIMSQSVSDVSPRTSGRLSHSGPLIGNSISDSPPISPSEMDDLKLISDHASCSNQIKSSFVVGTSAGGRKTVGRWLKDRKEKKKEEVRAQNAQLHAAISVAGVAAAIAAIAAATAASSGARKDEQMGKTDMAMASAATLVAAQCVEAAEAMGAEREHLASVVGSAVNVQSPGDIVTLTTAAATALRGAATLKARALKEVWSIASVIPVDRVMGVPNGGSSGRNGSLNGSHSGELAAEENFLGICSKELLARGGELLKRTRKGDLHWKIVSVYINRMGQVILKMKSRHVAGTVTKKKKNVVLEVMKDIPAWPGRHLLEGGEDRRYFSLKTVARGVVEFECRNQREHDIWTQGVTRLLNITSDQSRHRM from the exons atGGACAGCAGCAGCGCCCAGCTTCACCACATTCTCAAACCTTCTGAAACTCCAACAGACCCCATGGAATTCCTCCCTCCCCCCCTTCAAATCCCACCTCCGCCGCTCCAAGATATATCCCAAATCTCCAACcctttctccttttctttttctgacACCTCCCACCTTCTCATGGAGCGTATCATGTCACAATCTGTAAGT GATGTATCACCTCGTACTTCAGGAAGGCTATCCCACAGTGGGCCTCTCATTGGAAATTCCATCTCTGATAGCCCACCAATCTCCCCTTCTGAAATGGATGATCTCAAg TTGATCAGTGATCATGCTAGCTGTAGCAACCAGATCAAGAGCAGCTTCGTCGTGGGAACTTCTGCAGGCGGAAGGAAGACAGTTGGAAGGTGGTTGAAGGATaggaaagagaagaagaaggaggaggTGAGGGCACAGAATGCTCAGCTTCATGCTGCCATCTCTGTTGCTGGTGTAGCAGCTGCTATTGCTGCCATAGCAGCCGCCACAGCCGCATCGTCTGGAGCTAGAAAGGACGAGCAGATGGGCAAGACCGACATGGCCATGGCTTCAGCTGCAACACTTGTGGCTGCGCAGTGTGTTGAGGCAGCTGAGGCGATGGGGGCCGAGCGCGAGCACTTGGCCTCTGTGGTCGGCTCCGCTGTCAACGTGCAGTCGCCTGGCGATATTGTGACCTTGACAACTGCTGCAGCTACTG CTCTGCGTGGTGCTGCCACATTGAAGGCGAGGGCGTTGAAGGAAGTGTGGAGCATTGCATCTGTTATCCCCGTGGACAGGGTGATGGGAGTGCCTAATGGTGGCAGCAGTGGTAGAAATGGGAGTTTGAATGGAAGCCATAGTGGTGAGCTTGCAGCTGAAGAGAATTTTCTTGGCATTTGCAGTAAGGAGTTGCTTGCTAGAGGCGGTGAGCTCTTGAAACGAACACGAAAGG GTGATCTTCATTGGAAGATTGTGTCTGTGTACATCAACAGAATGGGTCAG GTGATACTGAAAATGAAGAGTAGACATGTTGCTGGGACAgtcacaaaaaagaaaaaga ATGTTGTGCTGGAGGTGATGAAGGACATCCCGGCATGGCCGGGGCGCCACCTCCTAGAGGGCGGTGAGGACCGTAGATACTTCTCGTTGAAGACAGTGGCACGTGGGGTCGTCGAGTTTGAGTGCCGGAACCAAAGAGAGCATGATATTTGGACTCAAGGTGTTACAAGGTTGCTTAACATTACTTCAGATCAGAGCAGACACAGGATGTAA